A single Populus nigra chromosome 13, ddPopNigr1.1, whole genome shotgun sequence DNA region contains:
- the LOC133670354 gene encoding protein PLASTID MOVEMENT IMPAIRED 2 isoform X2, which translates to MDRRVFDDRRRIGTVKAAVNMYGERILESSSSSLKTPAQMDLPESSSRAKELHMAKRDLVRYKENRRAAESAKVKAESELSEAKRTVKELVLQIEKSNLKVKAQVRDMERLNKLSKHQDMALIVGSDESHQYAEVIRELEGVKQELSKLKLEMASVLEAKTRAEKEIATSISKLSSNMSHAEALRKKIDEANEEQVLVELAQIEALKEFGEIQAQREKEAREFSSAMQETKNKRKNVKEEISSSTDLESKLAVTLYDVNLIQHELKLAKDKDAKVQRNDSMKHLGGSFREGKQLEDSSLLKSITEELQAAKKELASTREEGFQFMTSMDIVRNELKHVIEETVQLKKVKEKADITAQNLNSKLLRAKSKLETATAVEEKARSTLSSLSVTLEQLKTEAEVARKEKKLICEETAKIKAEIRNTDSQIDLTEEKLQYAIQELDAVKKSESSALQNLKNVIENTMRSRASASQHSSSITISKFEYEYLTGHAAMAEEIADKKVAAAQAWIEALKASEKEILMKIELAHGDIRETRVKEEKEIYRTESSLSAKRMVEGELPKWRQVSKKNTEAENQQQPLPRKSMKANGNLTPSRRSKLRNASSPSVRMTPRITPRSTSIAIRKKRTIVPNLAKLFIGKKS; encoded by the exons ATGGATAGGAGAGTGTTTGATGATAGAAGAAGAATTGGGACAGTGAAGGCAGCTGTTAATATGTATGGAGAAAGAATTCTTGAAAGTAGTAGTTCTTCACTGAAGACACCAGCCCAGATGGATTTGCCTGAG TCTTCCTCAAGAGCTAAAGAGCTGCACATGGCAAAGAGAGACCTGGTTAGATATAAAGAGAATAGAAGGGCTGCGGAGTCGGCTAAAGTGAAAGCAGAATCAGAGCTCTCGGAGGCGAAAAGAACGGTGAAAGAGCTTGTTTTACAGATTgagaaatcaaatttgaaggTAAAAGCTCAGGTGAGAGACATGGAAAGGCTAAACAAGCTGAGTAAGCACCAAGATATGGCTTTAATTGTTGGGAGTGATGAGAGCCATCAGTATGCAGAAGTGATAAGGGAGTTGGAAGGTGTGAAGCAAGAACTGAGTAAACTTAAGCTTGAGATGGCTTCTGTTTTGGAAGCGAAAACTCGGGCGGAGAAGGAAATAGCAACCTCAATTTCTAAATTATCGTCTAATATGAGCCATGCGGAAGCACTCAGGAAGAAGATTGATGAGGCAAATGAGGAGCAAGTGCTAGTTGAGTTGGCACAGATTGAGGCCTTGAAAGAATTTGGAGAAATTCAAGCTCAAAGAGAGAAGGAAGCGAGAGAATTCTCGTCCGCAATGCAGGAAACTAAGAACAAAAGGAAGAATGTCAAAGAGGAAATCAGCAGCTCTACAGATCTTGAGTCTAAATTGGCTGTTACATTATATGACGTGAATTTGATACAGCATGAACTAAAGCTTGCTAAAGATAAGGACGCAAAGGTACAAAGAAATGACAGCATGAAGCATCTGGGAGGCAGTTTTCGGGAAGGAAAGCAATTGGAGGATTCCTCTTTACTGAAATCCATAACTGAAGAATTGCAAGCAGCTAAGAAGGAATTGGCTTCAACTAGGGAAGAGGGTTTTCAGTTCATGACCTCAATGGATATCGTAAGGAATGAGCTGAAGCATGTTATTGAAGAAACAGTTCAGTTGAAGAAAGTGAAAGAGAAAGCTGATATAACTGctcaaaatcttaattcaaaGCTCCTGAGAGCAAAGTCTAAATTGGAAACTGCAACTGCAGTTGAGGAGAAGGCAAGATCAACTTTATCCAGTCTGTCTGTGACACTTGAACAGTTGAAGACCGAAGCCGAGGTAGCAAGGAAAGAGAAGAAGCTTATCTGCGAAGAAACTGCAAAAATCAAGGCTGAAATCCGCAATACTGATTCTCAAATAGACCTCACTGAAGAAAAATTGCAGTACGCAATTCAGGAGCTTGATGCAGTCAAAAAGTCAGAGTCTTCAGCTCTTCAGAATCTGAAAAATGTTATTGAGAACACCATGAGATCTAGAGCTTCTGCTTCTCAACATAGTTCGTCGATTACTATCTCAAAGTTTGAGTACGAGTATTTAACTGGACATGCAGCCATGGCTGAAGAAATTGCAGACAAAAAGGTAGCAGCAGCTCAGGCATGGATTGAAGCATTGAAAGCCAGTGAAAAGGAGATATTGATGAAAATTGAACTAGCTCATGGAGACATCAGAGAAACAAGGGTgaaggaagagaaagagatATATAGAACTGAGAGTTCACTATCTGCTAAAAGAATGGTAGAGGGAGAGCTTCCAAAATGGAGACAAGTGAGCAAGAAAAATACAGAAGCCGAGAACCAGCAACAGCCATTGCCAAGGAAATCCATGAAAGCTAATGGCAATCTGACTCCATCAAGACGTTCAAAGCTTCGAAATGCTAGTTCTCCATCAGTTCGAATGACTCCTCGGATAACTCCTAGATCAACTTCTATTGCTATCAGGAAGAAAAGAACAATTGTGCCAAATTTAGCCAAGTTATTCATCGGGAAAAAAAGTTGA
- the LOC133671141 gene encoding receptor protein kinase-like protein ZAR1: protein MVEMVLQFASLLFFIVHYIAFVGSVNDEGLALLSFKQSIEYSTAHYIDNWNSSDANPCSWHGVMCGEEKVSSLRLPNKGLAGNLQLDAGKLVALSHVDLRNNRFSGSFPVELFNATELKSLILSGNSFSGPVPEEIVNLKYLQTLDLSQNSFNASLPSSLIQCKRLKNLVVSRNSFSGSLPDALGTNLIRLRTLNLSHNSFSGLIPGSLGNLPSLQGALDLSHNLFNGPIPASLGNLPKLVYINLTCNNLSGAIPQNGALKNVGPAAFIGNPLLCGPPLKTRCPLAASHPNIEPEPLAVGDSSGKRRGGKWCWIVIAIVAGTVVGICLVSVSFCYWYKKSYGCKESKRTQGCSFEEKSMVRKEMFCFRTDDLESLSETMEQCTFVPLDSKVSFDLEQLLKASAFLVGKSSIGIVYKVVLEKGLTVAVRRLEDGGSQRFREFQTAVEAIGKIRHPNIVSLLAYCWGINEKLLIYDYVPNGDLATVIHGRTGMTYFKPLSWSVRLKIMKGLAKGLAFLHECSPKRYVHGNLKTRNILLGENMEPRISDFGLNCFAYTSKESLPGEQMTSGTPQEGSPYALTPTHSSTPGSCYEAPESSKLIKPSQKWDVYSFGVILLEMISGKSPMMQVSLSGMDLVQWIQLSFEVKPPSEVLDPFLTRESDKKHQMVAVLKIALACVQASPDKRPSMKNASDNLGRLVPLT from the exons ATGGTAGAGATGGTTCTGCAATTTGCCTCTCTACTTTTCTTTATAGTCCACTATATTGCTTTTGTCGGTTCTGTTAATGATGAAGGTCTTGCTCTTCTATCCTTCAAGCAATCGATAGAATACTCCACAGCTCATTATATAGACAACTGGAACTCATCGGATGCAAACCCATGTTCATGGCATGGAGTTATGTGCGGAGAAGAAAAGGTCTCTTCTCTGAGGCTTCCAAATAAAGGGCTGGCTGGGAATCTGCAACTTGATGCTGGTAAGCTTGTTGCATTAAGTCATGTTGATCTCAGGAATAACCGCTTCTCTGGAAGTTTCCCAGTCGAACTCTTTAATGCGACAGAATTAAAATCTTTGATCCTCTCGGGAAACTCATTTTCCGGGCCAGTTCCTGAAGAGATAGTGAACCTCAAGTACCTACAGACTCTTGATCTTTCCCAAAATTCTTTCAATGCGTCATTACCCTCATCTCTAATTCAATGCAAGAGACTGAAGAATCTTGTAGTCAGCCGAAATAGTTTCTCTGGCTCTCTACCAGATGCACTAGGAACCAATTTGATTAGGCTTCGGACACTGAATCTTTCACATAATAGCTTTAGCGGTTTGATCCCTGGCAGCCTAGGCAACTTGCCAAGCTTGCAAGGAGCGCTTGATCTATCTCACAATCTATTCAATGGCCCAATTCCAGCAAGCCTAGGAAATCTTCCTAAGTTGGTTTATATCAATCTCACTTGCAACAATCTTAGCGGTGCTATACCACAAAATGGTGCTCTAAAGAATGTAGGTCCAGCTGCTTTTATTGGCAACCCTCTCCTTTGTGGGCCTCCTCTGAAAACTCGATGCCCCTTGGCCGCTTCCCATCCAAATATCGAGCCTGAACCCTTAGCAGTAGGAGACAGCTCAGGCAAGAGGAGGGGAGGAAAATGGTGCTGGATTGTGATTGCAATTGTTGCGGGTACAGTGGTAGGAATTTGCTTAGTCAGTGTATCTTTCTGTTACTGGTACAAGAAGTCTTATGGTTGTAAGGAAAGCAAACGTACACAGGGCTGtagttttgaagaaaaatcaatggTTAGAAAGGAAATGTTCTGCTTCAGAACAGATGACTTGGAATCTCTATCGGAAACTATGGAACAGTGCACTTTTGTTCCATTAGACTCAAAGGTCAGTTTTGATCTTGAACAACTTCTCAAAGCGTCTGCTTTTCTGGTTGGAAAGAGCAGTATAGGGATCGTATATAAAGTTGTTCTTGAAAAGGGGCTAACTGTTGCCGTAAGGAGACTGGAAGATGGAGGTTCTCAGAGGTTCAGGGAGTTTCAAACTGCAGTGGAAGCAATTGGCAAAATTAGACATCCAAACATAGTCAGCCTTCTAGCTTATTGTTGGGGCATTAACGAGAAGTTGCTCATCTATGATTATGTGCCCAATGGTGACCTGGCCACCGTGATTCATG GGAGAACAGGAATGACATACTTCAAACCTCTTTCATGGTCTGTTCGACTTAAAATCATGAAAGGATTAGCAAAGGGCTTAGCTTTTCTACATGAATGCAGTCCCAAAAGGTATGTCCATGGAAATTTAAAGACTCGCAACATACTGCTCGGAGAGAACATGGAGCCCCGCATCTCAGATTTTGGACTTAACTGCTTTGCTTATACAAGTAAAGAATCCTTACCGGGGGAACAAATGACAAGCGGAACACCACAAGAAGGTTCTCCTTACGCGTTAACACCAACACATTCAAGCACGCCTGGGTCTTGTTATGAAGCTCCTGAGTCTTCAAAACTCATAAAACCATCACAGAAGTGGGATGTTTACTCATTTGGGGTGATTCTATTGGAGATGATTTCTGGGAAGTCACCTATGATGCAGGTAAGTCTATCAGGAATGGATCTAGTCCAATGGATTCAGCTTAGCTTTGAAGTTAAACCACCATCTGAAGTCCTAGATCCCTTCTTAACTCGTGAGTCAGACAAGAAACATCAAATGGTTGCAGTGCTTAAGATTGCTCTAGCCTGTGTTCAAGCAAGCCCTGACAAGAGACCCTCCATGAAGAATGCGAGTGATAATCTGGGAAGATTGGTCCCTTTGACTTAA
- the LOC133670413 gene encoding NADPH:adrenodoxin oxidoreductase, mitochondrial isoform X1, producing MAIFDRAIRRLSLSLSRRRSSLSFSTLSSNPLRVCVVGTGPAGFYTAEKMLKAHQGAEVDIIDRLPTPFGLVRSGVAPDHPDTKIVMNQFSKVAQHERCSFFGNVTLGSSVSLSELRELYHVVVLAYGAESDRALGIPGEYLSGIHSAREFVWWYNGHPDGKNLSPDLKSTDTAVILGQGNVALDVARILLQSTSVLATTDIASHALEALEQSSIRKVYLVGRRGPAQTACTAKELREVLGIKNLCIHINEVDLRKSPEDEEVLKNNRIHRRVYELLSKVAASAPSHPSSSQRELHFVFFRKPDRFLDSGEGSGRVAGVHFEKTMLKAVGPGKQIALGTGSYEDLDCGLVLKSIGYKSVPVDGLPFDHEKGVVPNIKGRVLADNSGDPMLLEKGLYVCGWLKRGPTGIIATNLYCAEETVASISEDVHQGEIASASTLPKPGRQGLLQLLDNRGVRVVPFSAWEKIDSEERRLGNLRSKPREKLTTYEGLLKAATE from the exons ATGGCAATATTTGATCGAGCAATCAGACGGctttcattatcattatcaagaagaagaagcagcttAAGCTTCTCAACACTTTCATCCAATCCTCTACGAGTCTGTGTTGTTGGAACTGGCCCTGCTGGCTTCTACACTGCTGAAAAG ATGTTGAAGGCGCATCAAGGAGCTGAAGTTGATATCATAGATCGTTTGCCCACACCTTTCGGCTTAGTCCGCTCTGGCGTGGCACCTGACCACCCCGATACtaag ATTGTGATGAACCAGTTCTCAAAGGTTGCGCAACATGAACGGTGCTCCTTTTTTGGAAATGTCACTCTTGGGTCCTCTGTCTCTCTTTCAGAACTTCGTGAGCTGTATCATGTG GTAGTGCTTGCTTACGGTGCTGAGAGTGATAGAGCTCTAGGTATTCCAGGAGAA TATTTGTCAGGGATACACTCTGCTAGAGAATTTGTTTGGTGGTATAATGGGCACCCAGATGGCAAAAACTTGAGTCCTGATTTGAAGAGCACCGATACAGCTGTTATTCTAGGCCAG GGCAATGTAGCGCTTGATGTTGCCCGTATCCTCCTACAATCAACATCAGTGCTGGCAACAACTGATATTGCCAGTCATGCTTTGGAAGCTCTAGAGCAGAGCtctataag AAAAGTATATCTAGTTGGAAGACGTGGACCAGCCCAAACAGCTTGCACTGCGAAAGAGCTAAGAGAAGTTCTTG GTATTAAAAATTTGTGTATTCACATCAATGAAGTTGATTTACGAAAAAGTCCAGAAGATGAG GAAGTGCTAAAAAATAATCGAATCCATAGGAGGGTTTATGAGTTGCTTTCAAAAGTAGCTGCTTCAGCACCTTCTCATCCTAGTTCAAGTCAGCGTGAACTGCACTTTGTTTTCTTCCGGAAACCTGATAGGTTTCTAGATTCAGGTGAAGGCAGTGGTCGTGTTGCTGGTGTGCATTTTGAGAAGACAATGCTTAAAG CTGTTGGCCCTGGAAAGCAGATTGCTTTGGGTACTGGATCATATGAGGACCTTGACTGCGg GTTGGTGCTAAAGAGCATTGGTTATAAATCAGTGCCAGTCGATGGTTTACCATTTGATCATGAAAAAg GTGTGGTTCCAAATATTAAAGGTCGTGTTCTTGCTGATAATTCAGGAGATCCTATGCTGCTCGAGAAAGGTCTGTATGTGTGTGGCTGGTTGAAGAGGGGGCCAACTGGGATTATTGCTACGAATCTCTACTGTGCTGAAGAAACA GTGGCAAGTATATCAGAAGATGTTCATCAAGGAGAGATAGCATCCGCATCTACCTTGCCAAAGCCTGGCCGACAGGGACTCCTTCAGTTGCTTGATAATAGAGGTGTTAGAGTTGTTCCATTCAGCGCCTGGGAAAAGATCGACTCTGAAGAGAGAAGGCTTGGGAACTTGAGAAGTAAGCCTAGAGAAAAATTAACCACATATGAGGGCCTACTGAAAGCTGCCACAGAGTGA
- the LOC133670354 gene encoding protein PLASTID MOVEMENT IMPAIRED 2 isoform X1, with the protein MDRRVFDDRRRIGTVKAAVNMYGERILESSSSSLKTPAQMDLPEKSSSRAKELHMAKRDLVRYKENRRAAESAKVKAESELSEAKRTVKELVLQIEKSNLKVKAQVRDMERLNKLSKHQDMALIVGSDESHQYAEVIRELEGVKQELSKLKLEMASVLEAKTRAEKEIATSISKLSSNMSHAEALRKKIDEANEEQVLVELAQIEALKEFGEIQAQREKEAREFSSAMQETKNKRKNVKEEISSSTDLESKLAVTLYDVNLIQHELKLAKDKDAKVQRNDSMKHLGGSFREGKQLEDSSLLKSITEELQAAKKELASTREEGFQFMTSMDIVRNELKHVIEETVQLKKVKEKADITAQNLNSKLLRAKSKLETATAVEEKARSTLSSLSVTLEQLKTEAEVARKEKKLICEETAKIKAEIRNTDSQIDLTEEKLQYAIQELDAVKKSESSALQNLKNVIENTMRSRASASQHSSSITISKFEYEYLTGHAAMAEEIADKKVAAAQAWIEALKASEKEILMKIELAHGDIRETRVKEEKEIYRTESSLSAKRMVEGELPKWRQVSKKNTEAENQQQPLPRKSMKANGNLTPSRRSKLRNASSPSVRMTPRITPRSTSIAIRKKRTIVPNLAKLFIGKKS; encoded by the exons ATGGATAGGAGAGTGTTTGATGATAGAAGAAGAATTGGGACAGTGAAGGCAGCTGTTAATATGTATGGAGAAAGAATTCTTGAAAGTAGTAGTTCTTCACTGAAGACACCAGCCCAGATGGATTTGCCTGAG AAGTCTTCCTCAAGAGCTAAAGAGCTGCACATGGCAAAGAGAGACCTGGTTAGATATAAAGAGAATAGAAGGGCTGCGGAGTCGGCTAAAGTGAAAGCAGAATCAGAGCTCTCGGAGGCGAAAAGAACGGTGAAAGAGCTTGTTTTACAGATTgagaaatcaaatttgaaggTAAAAGCTCAGGTGAGAGACATGGAAAGGCTAAACAAGCTGAGTAAGCACCAAGATATGGCTTTAATTGTTGGGAGTGATGAGAGCCATCAGTATGCAGAAGTGATAAGGGAGTTGGAAGGTGTGAAGCAAGAACTGAGTAAACTTAAGCTTGAGATGGCTTCTGTTTTGGAAGCGAAAACTCGGGCGGAGAAGGAAATAGCAACCTCAATTTCTAAATTATCGTCTAATATGAGCCATGCGGAAGCACTCAGGAAGAAGATTGATGAGGCAAATGAGGAGCAAGTGCTAGTTGAGTTGGCACAGATTGAGGCCTTGAAAGAATTTGGAGAAATTCAAGCTCAAAGAGAGAAGGAAGCGAGAGAATTCTCGTCCGCAATGCAGGAAACTAAGAACAAAAGGAAGAATGTCAAAGAGGAAATCAGCAGCTCTACAGATCTTGAGTCTAAATTGGCTGTTACATTATATGACGTGAATTTGATACAGCATGAACTAAAGCTTGCTAAAGATAAGGACGCAAAGGTACAAAGAAATGACAGCATGAAGCATCTGGGAGGCAGTTTTCGGGAAGGAAAGCAATTGGAGGATTCCTCTTTACTGAAATCCATAACTGAAGAATTGCAAGCAGCTAAGAAGGAATTGGCTTCAACTAGGGAAGAGGGTTTTCAGTTCATGACCTCAATGGATATCGTAAGGAATGAGCTGAAGCATGTTATTGAAGAAACAGTTCAGTTGAAGAAAGTGAAAGAGAAAGCTGATATAACTGctcaaaatcttaattcaaaGCTCCTGAGAGCAAAGTCTAAATTGGAAACTGCAACTGCAGTTGAGGAGAAGGCAAGATCAACTTTATCCAGTCTGTCTGTGACACTTGAACAGTTGAAGACCGAAGCCGAGGTAGCAAGGAAAGAGAAGAAGCTTATCTGCGAAGAAACTGCAAAAATCAAGGCTGAAATCCGCAATACTGATTCTCAAATAGACCTCACTGAAGAAAAATTGCAGTACGCAATTCAGGAGCTTGATGCAGTCAAAAAGTCAGAGTCTTCAGCTCTTCAGAATCTGAAAAATGTTATTGAGAACACCATGAGATCTAGAGCTTCTGCTTCTCAACATAGTTCGTCGATTACTATCTCAAAGTTTGAGTACGAGTATTTAACTGGACATGCAGCCATGGCTGAAGAAATTGCAGACAAAAAGGTAGCAGCAGCTCAGGCATGGATTGAAGCATTGAAAGCCAGTGAAAAGGAGATATTGATGAAAATTGAACTAGCTCATGGAGACATCAGAGAAACAAGGGTgaaggaagagaaagagatATATAGAACTGAGAGTTCACTATCTGCTAAAAGAATGGTAGAGGGAGAGCTTCCAAAATGGAGACAAGTGAGCAAGAAAAATACAGAAGCCGAGAACCAGCAACAGCCATTGCCAAGGAAATCCATGAAAGCTAATGGCAATCTGACTCCATCAAGACGTTCAAAGCTTCGAAATGCTAGTTCTCCATCAGTTCGAATGACTCCTCGGATAACTCCTAGATCAACTTCTATTGCTATCAGGAAGAAAAGAACAATTGTGCCAAATTTAGCCAAGTTATTCATCGGGAAAAAAAGTTGA
- the LOC133670413 gene encoding NADPH:adrenodoxin oxidoreductase, mitochondrial isoform X2: MAIFDRAIRRLSLSLSRRRSSLSFSTLSSNPLRVCVVGTGPAGFYTAEKAHQGAEVDIIDRLPTPFGLVRSGVAPDHPDTKIVMNQFSKVAQHERCSFFGNVTLGSSVSLSELRELYHVVVLAYGAESDRALGIPGEYLSGIHSAREFVWWYNGHPDGKNLSPDLKSTDTAVILGQGNVALDVARILLQSTSVLATTDIASHALEALEQSSIRKVYLVGRRGPAQTACTAKELREVLGIKNLCIHINEVDLRKSPEDEEVLKNNRIHRRVYELLSKVAASAPSHPSSSQRELHFVFFRKPDRFLDSGEGSGRVAGVHFEKTMLKAVGPGKQIALGTGSYEDLDCGLVLKSIGYKSVPVDGLPFDHEKGVVPNIKGRVLADNSGDPMLLEKGLYVCGWLKRGPTGIIATNLYCAEETVASISEDVHQGEIASASTLPKPGRQGLLQLLDNRGVRVVPFSAWEKIDSEERRLGNLRSKPREKLTTYEGLLKAATE; the protein is encoded by the exons ATGGCAATATTTGATCGAGCAATCAGACGGctttcattatcattatcaagaagaagaagcagcttAAGCTTCTCAACACTTTCATCCAATCCTCTACGAGTCTGTGTTGTTGGAACTGGCCCTGCTGGCTTCTACACTGCTGAAAAG GCGCATCAAGGAGCTGAAGTTGATATCATAGATCGTTTGCCCACACCTTTCGGCTTAGTCCGCTCTGGCGTGGCACCTGACCACCCCGATACtaag ATTGTGATGAACCAGTTCTCAAAGGTTGCGCAACATGAACGGTGCTCCTTTTTTGGAAATGTCACTCTTGGGTCCTCTGTCTCTCTTTCAGAACTTCGTGAGCTGTATCATGTG GTAGTGCTTGCTTACGGTGCTGAGAGTGATAGAGCTCTAGGTATTCCAGGAGAA TATTTGTCAGGGATACACTCTGCTAGAGAATTTGTTTGGTGGTATAATGGGCACCCAGATGGCAAAAACTTGAGTCCTGATTTGAAGAGCACCGATACAGCTGTTATTCTAGGCCAG GGCAATGTAGCGCTTGATGTTGCCCGTATCCTCCTACAATCAACATCAGTGCTGGCAACAACTGATATTGCCAGTCATGCTTTGGAAGCTCTAGAGCAGAGCtctataag AAAAGTATATCTAGTTGGAAGACGTGGACCAGCCCAAACAGCTTGCACTGCGAAAGAGCTAAGAGAAGTTCTTG GTATTAAAAATTTGTGTATTCACATCAATGAAGTTGATTTACGAAAAAGTCCAGAAGATGAG GAAGTGCTAAAAAATAATCGAATCCATAGGAGGGTTTATGAGTTGCTTTCAAAAGTAGCTGCTTCAGCACCTTCTCATCCTAGTTCAAGTCAGCGTGAACTGCACTTTGTTTTCTTCCGGAAACCTGATAGGTTTCTAGATTCAGGTGAAGGCAGTGGTCGTGTTGCTGGTGTGCATTTTGAGAAGACAATGCTTAAAG CTGTTGGCCCTGGAAAGCAGATTGCTTTGGGTACTGGATCATATGAGGACCTTGACTGCGg GTTGGTGCTAAAGAGCATTGGTTATAAATCAGTGCCAGTCGATGGTTTACCATTTGATCATGAAAAAg GTGTGGTTCCAAATATTAAAGGTCGTGTTCTTGCTGATAATTCAGGAGATCCTATGCTGCTCGAGAAAGGTCTGTATGTGTGTGGCTGGTTGAAGAGGGGGCCAACTGGGATTATTGCTACGAATCTCTACTGTGCTGAAGAAACA GTGGCAAGTATATCAGAAGATGTTCATCAAGGAGAGATAGCATCCGCATCTACCTTGCCAAAGCCTGGCCGACAGGGACTCCTTCAGTTGCTTGATAATAGAGGTGTTAGAGTTGTTCCATTCAGCGCCTGGGAAAAGATCGACTCTGAAGAGAGAAGGCTTGGGAACTTGAGAAGTAAGCCTAGAGAAAAATTAACCACATATGAGGGCCTACTGAAAGCTGCCACAGAGTGA
- the LOC133670413 gene encoding NADPH:adrenodoxin oxidoreductase, mitochondrial isoform X3 yields MNQFSKVAQHERCSFFGNVTLGSSVSLSELRELYHVVVLAYGAESDRALGIPGEYLSGIHSAREFVWWYNGHPDGKNLSPDLKSTDTAVILGQGNVALDVARILLQSTSVLATTDIASHALEALEQSSIRKVYLVGRRGPAQTACTAKELREVLGIKNLCIHINEVDLRKSPEDEEVLKNNRIHRRVYELLSKVAASAPSHPSSSQRELHFVFFRKPDRFLDSGEGSGRVAGVHFEKTMLKAVGPGKQIALGTGSYEDLDCGLVLKSIGYKSVPVDGLPFDHEKGVVPNIKGRVLADNSGDPMLLEKGLYVCGWLKRGPTGIIATNLYCAEETVASISEDVHQGEIASASTLPKPGRQGLLQLLDNRGVRVVPFSAWEKIDSEERRLGNLRSKPREKLTTYEGLLKAATE; encoded by the exons ATGAACCAGTTCTCAAAGGTTGCGCAACATGAACGGTGCTCCTTTTTTGGAAATGTCACTCTTGGGTCCTCTGTCTCTCTTTCAGAACTTCGTGAGCTGTATCATGTG GTAGTGCTTGCTTACGGTGCTGAGAGTGATAGAGCTCTAGGTATTCCAGGAGAA TATTTGTCAGGGATACACTCTGCTAGAGAATTTGTTTGGTGGTATAATGGGCACCCAGATGGCAAAAACTTGAGTCCTGATTTGAAGAGCACCGATACAGCTGTTATTCTAGGCCAG GGCAATGTAGCGCTTGATGTTGCCCGTATCCTCCTACAATCAACATCAGTGCTGGCAACAACTGATATTGCCAGTCATGCTTTGGAAGCTCTAGAGCAGAGCtctataag AAAAGTATATCTAGTTGGAAGACGTGGACCAGCCCAAACAGCTTGCACTGCGAAAGAGCTAAGAGAAGTTCTTG GTATTAAAAATTTGTGTATTCACATCAATGAAGTTGATTTACGAAAAAGTCCAGAAGATGAG GAAGTGCTAAAAAATAATCGAATCCATAGGAGGGTTTATGAGTTGCTTTCAAAAGTAGCTGCTTCAGCACCTTCTCATCCTAGTTCAAGTCAGCGTGAACTGCACTTTGTTTTCTTCCGGAAACCTGATAGGTTTCTAGATTCAGGTGAAGGCAGTGGTCGTGTTGCTGGTGTGCATTTTGAGAAGACAATGCTTAAAG CTGTTGGCCCTGGAAAGCAGATTGCTTTGGGTACTGGATCATATGAGGACCTTGACTGCGg GTTGGTGCTAAAGAGCATTGGTTATAAATCAGTGCCAGTCGATGGTTTACCATTTGATCATGAAAAAg GTGTGGTTCCAAATATTAAAGGTCGTGTTCTTGCTGATAATTCAGGAGATCCTATGCTGCTCGAGAAAGGTCTGTATGTGTGTGGCTGGTTGAAGAGGGGGCCAACTGGGATTATTGCTACGAATCTCTACTGTGCTGAAGAAACA GTGGCAAGTATATCAGAAGATGTTCATCAAGGAGAGATAGCATCCGCATCTACCTTGCCAAAGCCTGGCCGACAGGGACTCCTTCAGTTGCTTGATAATAGAGGTGTTAGAGTTGTTCCATTCAGCGCCTGGGAAAAGATCGACTCTGAAGAGAGAAGGCTTGGGAACTTGAGAAGTAAGCCTAGAGAAAAATTAACCACATATGAGGGCCTACTGAAAGCTGCCACAGAGTGA